ATAAGGTGCTAGATTTAGAATTGAAAAGAAACCTCCACTATCTGCGCTTGTTTGGCCGAATTAGACTCAACCTTACAAAAATAGACATTGAATTTTAATCCACACGCTTTTAGTATAAAAACCCATCGTCTTGGCCCTTGTTATCCAACGACAAACAGTTCATCATAtcattataaaaaaagtaaaaaacaataatGTCGACTTCACCAGTAATTACTTTATTGTTCTCCCTTTTCTTTGTATTACTATCACCAACATATGCTTTTAACATCACAGAAATCCTCAAACCTTACAAGGACTTCAATTTGTACAATTACCAATTGAGTTCAACAGGATTGGCAAGTGAAATCAACAACCTACAAATCGTGACCGTCCTTGTTGTTGCCGATTATGATTTGTTCGCATTTAGACACTTGCCGGGCGATGATGTTAGGAGAATCTTGGGGTTCCATGTGATATTTGGTTACTATGATCCAACCAGGCTCAAAAGCTTGCGATCCAGAATAACCCTCACCACACTTTACTCAGGGGCTACCTTGACCGCGAACCGCGAGAGCAATGGTGAAGTCACGTTTAGATCGACTACTTCAAGTTCTAAATTGGATGCCACATTTGTTCGCACCGTTGAACTTCAACCCCGTAGCATTGCAGTATTGCAAGTCTCCCCTTATATAAAAACATCAGGCGACCTACCTTCCACTCCAccatcaccaccaccaccaccaccaccaccaccaccacaacAATCACCAACGTCGCTTCCCACCACTGCTTCCCCTCCGAGGAAAGCCTTAGCACCACCTCCGACCAGTCAAGAGAAGAAATCCCCAACCCCAACTTCATCCCCCAATAAATCAAGCAATATTGCAACAACTTCACCCCCCACTAAAGAAAGCAATAACACTGCACCAGCTGCATCAAAGACTAAACCCAA
This genomic window from Gossypium raimondii isolate GPD5lz chromosome 10, ASM2569854v1, whole genome shotgun sequence contains:
- the LOC105778690 gene encoding fasciclin-like arabinogalactan protein 14 translates to MSTSPVITLLFSLFFVLLSPTYAFNITEILKPYKDFNLYNYQLSSTGLASEINNLQIVTVLVVADYDLFAFRHLPGDDVRRILGFHVIFGYYDPTRLKSLRSRITLTTLYSGATLTANRESNGEVTFRSTTSSSKLDATFVRTVELQPRSIAVLQVSPYIKTSGDLPSTPPSPPPPPPPPPPQQSPTSLPTTASPPRKALAPPPTSQEKKSPTPTSSPNKSSNIATTSPPTKESNNTAPAASKTKPNSVSSGPPPEENPTTPPPKALSPRKALAPAPSDEDESPVASPPKPSSSTPSPSPAADVPAPAPDQKSSATPMASGNYLASILMISTAAWLFFPMI